The Poseidonibacter lekithochrous region GAATTAGATTTCGGTATTGCACAATCTGATGTTGTATACCAAGCATCAAAAGGTATTAAGAAATTTGCTGATAAACCAGTGAAAAAATTAAGATCTGTAATGGCAATTTACCCTGAATTATTCACATTAGTTACAAGAAAAGATGCTAACATCAACGGTGTTGCTGATCTTAAAAATAAAAGAATTAACTTAGGAAACCCAGGTTCAGGTAATGAAGCAACTGCTTTAGCATTATTCAAAGCTGTTGGTATGACTAAAGATGATTTAAAATTTGCAGGGGCTTTAAAAGCTGCTGAAATGCCAGATGCATTAAGAGATAACAAAATTGACGGTTACTTCTACATGGTAGGTCACCCTACTGCAAATATTAAAGATGCGTCTAACTCTGTTGACGTAAAAATTACTCCTTTAGTTGGTGATAAAGTTGATGCATTAGTTAAAGCTAACCCATACTTTGCACAAGCTGACGTTCCTGCTGGAATGTACAAAGGTAACCCTGAAGCTACTTCTACATTTGGTGTTAAAGCTGTATTAGTTTCTAGTACTGATGTAAGTGATAAAGCAGTTTATACTGTAGTTAAAGCTATCTTAGAAAACTTCGATGCTTTCAAAAAATTACACCCTGCTTACGCAAACATTACTAAAGAATCTTTATTAGATGGTCTTTCTGCTCCAATGCATGAAGGTGCTAAAAAGTACTTCAAAGAAGCTGGAATTTTAAAATAATTCCTAGAACTCAAGGGCTTTTGCCCTTGAACCCTAATTTTTATACGCAATTTAAAACAACTTTGAATGGCGTATGACAAATAATATAAATATTTAAAGGATTTACTATGCCTCTTTATGAAGAGAAACCTCATAAACTTAGTGAATTAGAAGAAGAGCAATTACACGAAACTGAAGCTGTTGTTAATGAACTTGAAGGACAAAGAGTTTTTGGAGCACAACACTATGAGTTTTGGTTAATTTCGGTTATTGCCTTAAGCTGGTCACTATTTCAATTATATATCGTAATTGAACCTATTAATTCAACTATAACAAGATCAATTCACTTATCATTTGGTATTTTATTAGCATTCCTAATTTACCCAATGTTTAGAAAACCATATTTTTTACAAAAAATTAGATGGTTTGGATTTACACTAGCTGGTGTTGGAGTAGCAACTGCTTCTTATGTTGCAGTATTCTATGAAGATTTAGCACAAAGACCTGGTGATTATATTGGTCTTGATATTTTCATGGCATTACTTGGTATTGTTATTTTACTTGAAGCTGGAAGAAGAGTATTAGGATTTGCACTTAGTATAATTGCTATTGTATTCTTAGCTTATGATGTTTTAGGTCCTTATATGCCTGAAATGATTATCCATAAAGGTGCATCATTAAATAAACTTGCAGGACATATGTTCTTAACTACTGAAGGTATCTTTGGTGTTCCATTAGGTGTATCTGCTGGATTTGTATTCTTATTTGTACTTTTTGGTTCATTATTAGATAAAGCCGGTGCTGGTGAGTACTTTATTAACTTAGCATTTGCAATGCTTGGTAAATATAGAGGTGGTCCTGCAAAAGCTTCTGTTGTTGCATCTGGGTTTACTGGAATTATCTCTGGTTCATCAATTGCTAATACAGTAACAACTGGTACATTTACTATTCCATTAATGAAAAAAGCTGGATTTAGGCCGGAGCAAGCAGGGGCTGTTGAAGTTGCCTCTTCTACCAATGGGCAATTGATGCCACCGGTTATGGGTGCTGCTGCGTTTATTATTGCTGAATTCTTAGGAATGGCATATACAGACGTAATTATTGCAGCATTTATTCCTGCCTTTGTTTCTTATTTTGCACTATTTTATATTGTTCACTTAGAAGCACTTAAATTAGGTCTTAAAGGAATGGATGATGAAGATTTACCTCCAAAATGGAAAACATTTATTAGAGGTATTCACTATTTAGTCCCTATTTTCTTCTTGATGTATACACTAATGGTATTAAGAGAATCAGCTGCTAGTGCTGCGTTTAATGCAATTATGTTATTAATGTTATTAATGGTTGTACAACATCCATTTAGAGCTATTTTAGCAAAAGAAAAAATTACTAAAGAGATTTTATTAAGTGGTTTTGTTGATATTTTAGCGGGTATGATTGCCGGTGCTAAAAACATGGTTCCTATTGCAATTGCTACAGCATTAGCTGGTATTGTTGTTGGATCTATTACATTAACTGGTTTAGGTCAAGTATTATTAGAAGTTATTGAATCATTATCTGGTGGTAATATCTTTATTATTCTATTCTTAGCTGCTTTTGTTTCATTAGTATTAGGAATGGGTTTACCAACGACTGCTAACTATATTGTAATGGCATCGTTAACAGCACCAGTAATTTTAATTCTTGCGCAAGATAATGGATTCTTAATTCCTGCAATTGCTGCTCACTTATTTGTATTCTACTTTGGTATTCTAGCAGATGACACCCCACCTGTTGGTCTGGCCGCCTACGCGGCAGCTGGTATTGCTAAAGCCGATCCAATTAAGACTGGTATCCAAGGATTTAAATACGATATTAGAACAGCGATTTTACCGTTTATGTTCTTCTTTAACCCAGAGTTATTATTAATCTCAGGTGTTGATGCTATGAATCCTGCTGATCCTAAAGGATGGATTTGGATTACAAATCCTGTTGAAATTGTAATGATTTTTGTTACAGCATTTATTGGTATGGTTGCATTCTCTTGTTTCACACAAGGATACTTTGTAACTAAAACAAATATTATTGAGAGATTTATTTTCTTAACAATTGTTCCATTTATGTTCTTACCAAAAATTATGGCAGAGTACTTAAGTTTGCCAGATCATCATTTATCTTATCTGATAGGTCTACTTATATTTGCAGTGATTTATTTCATGCAAAAAGCAAAAGGGAAAGCTGAAAAAGTCTCAACAGCGGAAGTAAACTTATAAAAAAAGGGAAGCTTATATAAGCTTCCCTTTTTTAATGTGAAAATAAAAATAAAACTATTTTTATTTTACAAATGGCTTTTCGATTATGTATCCATAACCTTTATGAGAGATAATAAAATCATCATCTTTGATTTTATCTTTTAATCTTTTCATTACTGTTCTAAATGCAGAATCGTTAGTATTAATATCATCCCAAACTTCTTCTTTAAAAGACTCAACAGATACAACTTCTCCAAGACTTTTAATTAAAACACCTAAGATATCAGACTCTTTTTTAGATAGTTTAACAATATTTTCTTCATTGTAAAGTTTGTCATTAGAAAGATTGTAAGTATATGTCTTATTTATAGTAATTAGATCACCATTAGATTCAACTTCTTTTTTATCTTCTAATACTTCTTTTTTAGCTTTTTGAAGCATTTCCATCATATTGTCAATATTTAATGGTTTAACAAAATATCCTAGAACTCTAAGGTTAATAAGTTTTAATAAATCTTCCTCATTTTTATGAGCACTAACAATAATAAATCTTTGATTTGGAATAATAGTAAGAATCTCTTCTATCATATCCATACCATCAATATTAGGCATTTTAAGATCAGTTAAAACTAAATCAAATGTCTTATTATCTTTAAAATTGTCTTCAATAATTGAAAAACCTTCTTGCCCATCATGAGCAACAACAACTTCGTCAAAAATTGTATTCAGATAAAAAGCAAGAGTTTTTCTTGCTACATCTTCATCTTCAACTAATAATACTCTTGTAGTAAAATCACTCATTTCTCTTCTTTCATCTCTTTATTAATAACAAATATTATAGCGAATTTTTTATTAACCTCAAAAAGTAATAATAAACTCAACCCCATCTTGGGTATTTATAGCTTCGATCTTCCCATTCATGTTCTTTTCAATAATAACCTTAGACATATATAGTCCTATACCTGTTCCTTGATTTTCAAACTTAGTAGTAAAGTAAGGTTCAAATATTCTCTCAATTACCTTTTTATCGATGTTTCCACAGTTATTTGAAATAGAAATTTGCGTTTTTTCAGCTCTTGTTA contains the following coding sequences:
- a CDS encoding TAXI family TRAP transporter solute-binding subunit — encoded protein: MKKIATAALLGALTLPAFAAEFVTIGTGGVTGTYYPTGGAVCRLVNKYKKETKIRCSVESTGGSVYNINTIKNGELDFGIAQSDVVYQASKGIKKFADKPVKKLRSVMAIYPELFTLVTRKDANINGVADLKNKRINLGNPGSGNEATALALFKAVGMTKDDLKFAGALKAAEMPDALRDNKIDGYFYMVGHPTANIKDASNSVDVKITPLVGDKVDALVKANPYFAQADVPAGMYKGNPEATSTFGVKAVLVSSTDVSDKAVYTVVKAILENFDAFKKLHPAYANITKESLLDGLSAPMHEGAKKYFKEAGILK
- a CDS encoding TRAP transporter permease — protein: MPLYEEKPHKLSELEEEQLHETEAVVNELEGQRVFGAQHYEFWLISVIALSWSLFQLYIVIEPINSTITRSIHLSFGILLAFLIYPMFRKPYFLQKIRWFGFTLAGVGVATASYVAVFYEDLAQRPGDYIGLDIFMALLGIVILLEAGRRVLGFALSIIAIVFLAYDVLGPYMPEMIIHKGASLNKLAGHMFLTTEGIFGVPLGVSAGFVFLFVLFGSLLDKAGAGEYFINLAFAMLGKYRGGPAKASVVASGFTGIISGSSIANTVTTGTFTIPLMKKAGFRPEQAGAVEVASSTNGQLMPPVMGAAAFIIAEFLGMAYTDVIIAAFIPAFVSYFALFYIVHLEALKLGLKGMDDEDLPPKWKTFIRGIHYLVPIFFLMYTLMVLRESAASAAFNAIMLLMLLMVVQHPFRAILAKEKITKEILLSGFVDILAGMIAGAKNMVPIAIATALAGIVVGSITLTGLGQVLLEVIESLSGGNIFIILFLAAFVSLVLGMGLPTTANYIVMASLTAPVILILAQDNGFLIPAIAAHLFVFYFGILADDTPPVGLAAYAAAGIAKADPIKTGIQGFKYDIRTAILPFMFFFNPELLLISGVDAMNPADPKGWIWITNPVEIVMIFVTAFIGMVAFSCFTQGYFVTKTNIIERFIFLTIVPFMFLPKIMAEYLSLPDHHLSYLIGLLIFAVIYFMQKAKGKAEKVSTAEVNL
- a CDS encoding response regulator transcription factor gives rise to the protein MSDFTTRVLLVEDEDVARKTLAFYLNTIFDEVVVAHDGQEGFSIIEDNFKDNKTFDLVLTDLKMPNIDGMDMIEEILTIIPNQRFIIVSAHKNEEDLLKLINLRVLGYFVKPLNIDNMMEMLQKAKKEVLEDKKEVESNGDLITINKTYTYNLSNDKLYNEENIVKLSKKESDILGVLIKSLGEVVSVESFKEEVWDDINTNDSAFRTVMKRLKDKIKDDDFIISHKGYGYIIEKPFVK